A window of the Ostrea edulis chromosome 1, xbOstEdul1.1, whole genome shotgun sequence genome harbors these coding sequences:
- the LOC125657852 gene encoding transcription and mRNA export factor ENY2 translates to MADEIKRKDAQMRATINQKLVETGERDRLKELLRTRLIECGWRDQLKQHCKDVVKQKGLEHITVDDLVAEITPKGRALVPDNVKKELLQRIRTFLAQQSDS, encoded by the exons ATGGCTGA CGAAATAAAGCGTAAAGATGCTCAGATGAGAGCCACCATCAACCAGAAACTGGTGGAGACAGGTGAACGTGATAG ATTAAAGGAATTATTGAGAACCAGACTGATAGAGTGTGGCTGGCGAGATCAACTCAAGCAGCACTGTAAAG ATGTAGTTAAACAAAAAGGGTTGGAACATATAACAGTAGATGACCTAGTTGCAGAAATTACTCCTAAAGGCAGAG CTCTGGTACCTGACAATGTTAAGAAAGAACTGTTACAGAGAATCCGGACTTTTTTAGCGCAGCAGTCTGACAGTTGA
- the LOC125657780 gene encoding uncharacterized protein LOC125657780 isoform X4, whose protein sequence is MDVRSSMTPQSITPYSSKRNTSNFTRGNRPMVKSKSASSRGYLSSVADEKRYLQSAKSTQSSQWNSSSQGLRLEKEWTDLANSRSLKRNSEIVTHRVDRMYFMTGNSINIKPKYQVDEDELNHLRELSKSRQSSRRQSRHAQFLEPCMEEEEESMCEMEGKEIITLEVDLTQPCEVEEKEIITPEVDLTQPCEVEEKEIITPEVDLTQPCEVEEKEIITPEVDLTQPCEVEEKEIITPEVDLDIEDPYVNVSRHQGIQSVVLDRSEDYTCTRMQSAITTHIGPTVVGDIEDEGGGNENVPVTSQKITCSVAVGTSRSDEVKEPLEHMVNESVVIDSEEENAPTGGSKSIKNSTDERPSSDLTDTIYALSKQLLSPNPSFVSKDSGIQNDQDKNFIEDKVSQNPLEPTSQNDNGENEEKLKFTHWIVDFGNVAVADILVYGKKGTSGESHPTCLKDSYSSVKKHRFGIKTGTELQVNCKKKTTKRQIKTCRNKESRPCLRMANVRTYAVEKPSRNFPNRKTKSVGYRTLHLQPVNCGCREKNGNLHNTLFIEGTSAPFYKVANKAMDGFQFNNS, encoded by the exons ATGGATGTACGCTCAAGCAT GACACCCCAGTCTATCACACCATACAGTTCTAAAAGGAATACGTCTAACTTTACCAGGGGGAATCGCCCAATGGTCAAGTCAAAGAGTGCCTCTAGTCGAGGATACCtc AGCAGCGTAGCTGATGAGAAGCGATACCTGCAGTCAGCCAAGAGCACCCAGAGTTCTCAATGGAACAGCAGCAGTCAAGGACTAAGGCTCGAGAAAGAATGGACTGACCTGGCCAACTCAAGATCTCTTAAACGGAATTCAGAG ATCGTAACACATAGAGTTGACAGAATGTATTTTATGACTGGGAACTCGATCAACATTAAGCCCAAGTATCAGGTAGATGAGGACGAGCTGAATCACCTGAGAGAGCTTTCCAAATCCAGGCAGTCGTCAAGACGACAGAGTCG GCATGCTCAATTTTTGGAACCCTGtatggaggaggaggaggaatcTATGTGTGAAATGGAGGGAAAAGAAATCATCACTCTAGAAGTTGATTTAACACAGCCTTGTGAAGTGGAGGAAAAAGAAATCATCACTCCAGAAGTCGATTTAACACAGCCTTGTGAAGTGGAGGAAAAAGAAATCATCACTCCAGAAGTCGATTTAACACAGCCTTGTGAAGTGGAGGAAAAAGAAATCATCACTCCAGAAGTCGATTTAACACAGCCTTGTGAAGTGGAGGAAAAAGAAATCATTACTCCAGAAGTCGATTTAGATATAGAAGACCCATATGTCAATGTCAGCAGACATCAGGGCATTCAGTCTGTAGTTCTAGACAGATCAGaagattatacatgtacaaggatGCAGAGTGCAATAACAACCCATATAGGACCTACAGTTGTGGGTGATATTGAAGACGAGGGAGGGGGAAATGAAAATGTTCCCGTTACGTCACAGAAAATCACATGCTCTGTAGCGGTCGGAACCAGCCGTTCAGATGAAGTGAAAGAGCCTCTTGAACACATGGTCAATGAGAGTGTGGTGATTGACAGTGAGGAGGAAAATGCGCCGACAGGAGGCTCAAAGAGCATAAAAAACTCAACAGATGAGAGACCATCATCAGATCTGACCGATACAATTTATGCCTTATCAAAACAACTGTTGTCTCCAAATCCTAGTTTTGTTAGTAAGGACTCTGGAATTCAGAATGATCAAGACAAGAATTTCATAGAAGATAAGGTGTCACAGAATCCTCTTGAACCCACTTCTCAAAATGATAATGGTGAAAATGAAGAAAAGCTCAAGTTTACTCACTGGATTGTGGATTTTGGCAATGTCGCTGTTGCAGACATTTTAGTTTATGGAAAAAAAGGCACCAGTGGTGAAAGTCATCCAACATGTCTGAAGGATTCTTACTCCAGTGTCAAGAAACATCGCTTTGGAATCAAAACAGGTACTGAACTGCaagtaaattgtaaaaagaAAACTACTAAAAGACAAATCAAAACATGCAGGAATAAAGAGAGCAGGCCTTGTCTACGAATGGCTAATGTGAGAACTTATGCTGTTGAAAAACCTTCAAGGAATTTCCCAAACAGGAAAACCAAGTCCGTTGGGTACAGGACTCTTCACTTGCAACCAGTGAATTGTGGATGTAGGGAAAAGAATGGAAATCTCCACAATACTCTGTTTATTGAGGGAACATCTGCTCCTTTCTACAAGGTGGCCAATAAAGCGATGGATGGTTTCCAGTTTAATAACTCATAG
- the LOC125657780 gene encoding uncharacterized protein LOC125657780 isoform X6, with protein MMDSQRSSDFQATERIFRKVIHPGLDSLRLVDKNGIPINAPLNSMKQKMFILSPRGVPTRVTNHAYSGQPMRMSRPYSEGLSRIEMPDYYNENTYESSSYGTPQSITPYSSKRNTSNFTRGNRPMVKSKSASSRGYLSSVADEKRYLQSAKSTQSSQWNSSSQGLRLEKEWTDLANSRSLKRNSEIVTHRVDRMYFMTGNSINIKPKYQVDEDELNHLRELSKSRQSSRRQSRVIHMPACNSRNSKKGQQSQLEEDLKALSVKEGNGNTDKNENNGLENSIENDETKRQKSPLAGWSLTENPAAEPDPDQKETLSRLSLHKDPEGKPPTEEAHSVRDNADQMTNDEDDGFHEDMEMKGRADGRQEVEDVLDPDPESVSPRDTADNEVEEEQ; from the exons ATGATGGATTCGCAGAGAAGTAGTG ATTTTCAGGCCACTGAGAGAATATTTCGCAAAGTAATACACCCTGGCCTGGATTCTCTTCGACTTGTAGACAAGAATGGCATCCCCATCAATGCTCCACTCAACAGCATGAAGCAGAAAATGTTCATCCTTAGTCCAAGAGGGGTTCCAACTCGCGTGACAAATCACGCATACAGTGGCCAACCCATGCGCATGTCACGACCTTATTCTGAAGGG CTCAGCCGTATAGAGATGCCAGATTATTACAATGAAAATACTTACGAATCTTCATCATATGG GACACCCCAGTCTATCACACCATACAGTTCTAAAAGGAATACGTCTAACTTTACCAGGGGGAATCGCCCAATGGTCAAGTCAAAGAGTGCCTCTAGTCGAGGATACCtc AGCAGCGTAGCTGATGAGAAGCGATACCTGCAGTCAGCCAAGAGCACCCAGAGTTCTCAATGGAACAGCAGCAGTCAAGGACTAAGGCTCGAGAAAGAATGGACTGACCTGGCCAACTCAAGATCTCTTAAACGGAATTCAGAG ATCGTAACACATAGAGTTGACAGAATGTATTTTATGACTGGGAACTCGATCAACATTAAGCCCAAGTATCAGGTAGATGAGGACGAGCTGAATCACCTGAGAGAGCTTTCCAAATCCAGGCAGTCGTCAAGACGACAGAGTCG GGTCATTCATATGCCTGCGTG CAACAGCCGAAATTCAAAGAAAGGACAGCAATCTCAACTGGAGGAAGACTTAAAG GCATTATCCGTGAAAGAAGGAAATGGAAACacagataaaaatgaaaataatg GACTTGAAAATTCTATAGAA AATGATGAAACCAAAAGACAGAAGAGTCCCCTAGCAGGCTGGTCACTAACGGAAAACCCTGCAGCAGAGCCTGACCCAGACCAGAAAGAGACTCTCAGTCGTCTGTCACTGCATAAGGATCCCGAGGGGAAACCCCCCACAGAGGAAGCACACAGTGTTAGAGACAATGCGGACCAGATGACAAATGACGAGGATGATGGATTTCATGAGGACATGGAAATGAAGGGGAGGGCAGATGGAAGACAGGAGGTGGAGGATGTGCTTGATCCTGACCCAGAGAGTGTCAGCCCGAGGGACACggcagataatgaagtagaGGAAGAGCAGTGA
- the LOC125657780 gene encoding uncharacterized protein LOC125657780 isoform X2 translates to MDKYEQSLYFHLNFQATERIFRKVIHPGLDSLRLVDKNGIPINAPLNSMKQKMFILSPRGVPTRVTNHAYSGQPMRMSRPYSEGLSRIEMPDYYNENTYESSSYGTPQSITPYSSKRNTSNFTRGNRPMVKSKSASSRGYLSSVADEKRYLQSAKSTQSSQWNSSSQGLRLEKEWTDLANSRSLKRNSEIVTHRVDRMYFMTGNSINIKPKYQVDEDELNHLRELSKSRQSSRRQSRHAQFLEPCMEEEEESMCEMEGKEIITLEVDLTQPCEVEEKEIITPEVDLTQPCEVEEKEIITPEVDLTQPCEVEEKEIITPEVDLTQPCEVEEKEIITPEVDLDIEDPYVNVSRHQGIQSVVLDRSEDYTCTRMQSAITTHIGPTVVGDIEDEGGGNENVPVTSQKITCSVAVGTSRSDEVKEPLEHMVNESVVIDSEEENAPTGGSKSIKNSTDERPSSDLTDTIYALSKQLLSPNPSFVSKDSGIQNDQDKNFIEDKVSQNPLEPTSQNDNGENEEKLKFTHWIVDFGNVAVADILVYGKKGTSGESHPTCLKDSYSSVKKHRFGIKTGTELQVNCKKKTTKRQIKTCRNKESRPCLRMANVRTYAVEKPSRNFPNRKTKSVGYRTLHLQPVNCGCREKNGNLHNTLFIEGTSAPFYKVANKAMDGFQFNNS, encoded by the exons ATGGATAAGTATGAACAGTCTCTGTACTTTCATTTGA ATTTTCAGGCCACTGAGAGAATATTTCGCAAAGTAATACACCCTGGCCTGGATTCTCTTCGACTTGTAGACAAGAATGGCATCCCCATCAATGCTCCACTCAACAGCATGAAGCAGAAAATGTTCATCCTTAGTCCAAGAGGGGTTCCAACTCGCGTGACAAATCACGCATACAGTGGCCAACCCATGCGCATGTCACGACCTTATTCTGAAGGG CTCAGCCGTATAGAGATGCCAGATTATTACAATGAAAATACTTACGAATCTTCATCATATGG GACACCCCAGTCTATCACACCATACAGTTCTAAAAGGAATACGTCTAACTTTACCAGGGGGAATCGCCCAATGGTCAAGTCAAAGAGTGCCTCTAGTCGAGGATACCtc AGCAGCGTAGCTGATGAGAAGCGATACCTGCAGTCAGCCAAGAGCACCCAGAGTTCTCAATGGAACAGCAGCAGTCAAGGACTAAGGCTCGAGAAAGAATGGACTGACCTGGCCAACTCAAGATCTCTTAAACGGAATTCAGAG ATCGTAACACATAGAGTTGACAGAATGTATTTTATGACTGGGAACTCGATCAACATTAAGCCCAAGTATCAGGTAGATGAGGACGAGCTGAATCACCTGAGAGAGCTTTCCAAATCCAGGCAGTCGTCAAGACGACAGAGTCG GCATGCTCAATTTTTGGAACCCTGtatggaggaggaggaggaatcTATGTGTGAAATGGAGGGAAAAGAAATCATCACTCTAGAAGTTGATTTAACACAGCCTTGTGAAGTGGAGGAAAAAGAAATCATCACTCCAGAAGTCGATTTAACACAGCCTTGTGAAGTGGAGGAAAAAGAAATCATCACTCCAGAAGTCGATTTAACACAGCCTTGTGAAGTGGAGGAAAAAGAAATCATCACTCCAGAAGTCGATTTAACACAGCCTTGTGAAGTGGAGGAAAAAGAAATCATTACTCCAGAAGTCGATTTAGATATAGAAGACCCATATGTCAATGTCAGCAGACATCAGGGCATTCAGTCTGTAGTTCTAGACAGATCAGaagattatacatgtacaaggatGCAGAGTGCAATAACAACCCATATAGGACCTACAGTTGTGGGTGATATTGAAGACGAGGGAGGGGGAAATGAAAATGTTCCCGTTACGTCACAGAAAATCACATGCTCTGTAGCGGTCGGAACCAGCCGTTCAGATGAAGTGAAAGAGCCTCTTGAACACATGGTCAATGAGAGTGTGGTGATTGACAGTGAGGAGGAAAATGCGCCGACAGGAGGCTCAAAGAGCATAAAAAACTCAACAGATGAGAGACCATCATCAGATCTGACCGATACAATTTATGCCTTATCAAAACAACTGTTGTCTCCAAATCCTAGTTTTGTTAGTAAGGACTCTGGAATTCAGAATGATCAAGACAAGAATTTCATAGAAGATAAGGTGTCACAGAATCCTCTTGAACCCACTTCTCAAAATGATAATGGTGAAAATGAAGAAAAGCTCAAGTTTACTCACTGGATTGTGGATTTTGGCAATGTCGCTGTTGCAGACATTTTAGTTTATGGAAAAAAAGGCACCAGTGGTGAAAGTCATCCAACATGTCTGAAGGATTCTTACTCCAGTGTCAAGAAACATCGCTTTGGAATCAAAACAGGTACTGAACTGCaagtaaattgtaaaaagaAAACTACTAAAAGACAAATCAAAACATGCAGGAATAAAGAGAGCAGGCCTTGTCTACGAATGGCTAATGTGAGAACTTATGCTGTTGAAAAACCTTCAAGGAATTTCCCAAACAGGAAAACCAAGTCCGTTGGGTACAGGACTCTTCACTTGCAACCAGTGAATTGTGGATGTAGGGAAAAGAATGGAAATCTCCACAATACTCTGTTTATTGAGGGAACATCTGCTCCTTTCTACAAGGTGGCCAATAAAGCGATGGATGGTTTCCAGTTTAATAACTCATAG
- the LOC125657780 gene encoding uncharacterized protein LOC125657780 isoform X3 — MMDSQRSSDFQATERIFRKVIHPGLDSLRLVDKNGIPINAPLNSMKQKMFILSPRGVPTRVTNHAYSGQPMRMSRPYSEGLSRIEMPDYYNENTYESSSYGTPQSITPYSSKRNTSNFTRGNRPMVKSKSASSRGYLSSVADEKRYLQSAKSTQSSQWNSSSQGLRLEKEWTDLANSRSLKRNSEIVTHRVDRMYFMTGNSINIKPKYQVDEDELNHLRELSKSRQSSRRQSRHAQFLEPCMEEEEESMCEMEGKEIITLEVDLTQPCEVEEKEIITPEVDLTQPCEVEEKEIITPEVDLTQPCEVEEKEIITPEVDLTQPCEVEEKEIITPEVDLDIEDPYVNVSRHQGIQSVVLDRSEDYTCTRMQSAITTHIGPTVVGDIEDEGGGNENVPVTSQKITCSVAVGTSRSDEVKEPLEHMVNESVVIDSEEENAPTGGSKSIKNSTDERPSSDLTDTIYALSKQLLSPNPSFVSKDSGIQNDQDKNFIEDKVSQNPLEPTSQNDNGENEEKLKFTHWIVDFGNVAVADILVYGKKGTSGESHPTCLKDSYSSVKKHRFGIKTGTELQVNCKKKTTKRQIKTCRNKESRPCLRMANVRTYAVEKPSRNFPNRKTKSVGYRTLHLQPVNCGCREKNGNLHNTLFIEGTSAPFYKVANKAMDGFQFNNS, encoded by the exons ATGATGGATTCGCAGAGAAGTAGTG ATTTTCAGGCCACTGAGAGAATATTTCGCAAAGTAATACACCCTGGCCTGGATTCTCTTCGACTTGTAGACAAGAATGGCATCCCCATCAATGCTCCACTCAACAGCATGAAGCAGAAAATGTTCATCCTTAGTCCAAGAGGGGTTCCAACTCGCGTGACAAATCACGCATACAGTGGCCAACCCATGCGCATGTCACGACCTTATTCTGAAGGG CTCAGCCGTATAGAGATGCCAGATTATTACAATGAAAATACTTACGAATCTTCATCATATGG GACACCCCAGTCTATCACACCATACAGTTCTAAAAGGAATACGTCTAACTTTACCAGGGGGAATCGCCCAATGGTCAAGTCAAAGAGTGCCTCTAGTCGAGGATACCtc AGCAGCGTAGCTGATGAGAAGCGATACCTGCAGTCAGCCAAGAGCACCCAGAGTTCTCAATGGAACAGCAGCAGTCAAGGACTAAGGCTCGAGAAAGAATGGACTGACCTGGCCAACTCAAGATCTCTTAAACGGAATTCAGAG ATCGTAACACATAGAGTTGACAGAATGTATTTTATGACTGGGAACTCGATCAACATTAAGCCCAAGTATCAGGTAGATGAGGACGAGCTGAATCACCTGAGAGAGCTTTCCAAATCCAGGCAGTCGTCAAGACGACAGAGTCG GCATGCTCAATTTTTGGAACCCTGtatggaggaggaggaggaatcTATGTGTGAAATGGAGGGAAAAGAAATCATCACTCTAGAAGTTGATTTAACACAGCCTTGTGAAGTGGAGGAAAAAGAAATCATCACTCCAGAAGTCGATTTAACACAGCCTTGTGAAGTGGAGGAAAAAGAAATCATCACTCCAGAAGTCGATTTAACACAGCCTTGTGAAGTGGAGGAAAAAGAAATCATCACTCCAGAAGTCGATTTAACACAGCCTTGTGAAGTGGAGGAAAAAGAAATCATTACTCCAGAAGTCGATTTAGATATAGAAGACCCATATGTCAATGTCAGCAGACATCAGGGCATTCAGTCTGTAGTTCTAGACAGATCAGaagattatacatgtacaaggatGCAGAGTGCAATAACAACCCATATAGGACCTACAGTTGTGGGTGATATTGAAGACGAGGGAGGGGGAAATGAAAATGTTCCCGTTACGTCACAGAAAATCACATGCTCTGTAGCGGTCGGAACCAGCCGTTCAGATGAAGTGAAAGAGCCTCTTGAACACATGGTCAATGAGAGTGTGGTGATTGACAGTGAGGAGGAAAATGCGCCGACAGGAGGCTCAAAGAGCATAAAAAACTCAACAGATGAGAGACCATCATCAGATCTGACCGATACAATTTATGCCTTATCAAAACAACTGTTGTCTCCAAATCCTAGTTTTGTTAGTAAGGACTCTGGAATTCAGAATGATCAAGACAAGAATTTCATAGAAGATAAGGTGTCACAGAATCCTCTTGAACCCACTTCTCAAAATGATAATGGTGAAAATGAAGAAAAGCTCAAGTTTACTCACTGGATTGTGGATTTTGGCAATGTCGCTGTTGCAGACATTTTAGTTTATGGAAAAAAAGGCACCAGTGGTGAAAGTCATCCAACATGTCTGAAGGATTCTTACTCCAGTGTCAAGAAACATCGCTTTGGAATCAAAACAGGTACTGAACTGCaagtaaattgtaaaaagaAAACTACTAAAAGACAAATCAAAACATGCAGGAATAAAGAGAGCAGGCCTTGTCTACGAATGGCTAATGTGAGAACTTATGCTGTTGAAAAACCTTCAAGGAATTTCCCAAACAGGAAAACCAAGTCCGTTGGGTACAGGACTCTTCACTTGCAACCAGTGAATTGTGGATGTAGGGAAAAGAATGGAAATCTCCACAATACTCTGTTTATTGAGGGAACATCTGCTCCTTTCTACAAGGTGGCCAATAAAGCGATGGATGGTTTCCAGTTTAATAACTCATAG
- the LOC125657780 gene encoding uncharacterized protein LOC125657780 isoform X1 — protein sequence MVSYLACLKCHKRGTPGTNFQATERIFRKVIHPGLDSLRLVDKNGIPINAPLNSMKQKMFILSPRGVPTRVTNHAYSGQPMRMSRPYSEGLSRIEMPDYYNENTYESSSYGTPQSITPYSSKRNTSNFTRGNRPMVKSKSASSRGYLSSVADEKRYLQSAKSTQSSQWNSSSQGLRLEKEWTDLANSRSLKRNSEIVTHRVDRMYFMTGNSINIKPKYQVDEDELNHLRELSKSRQSSRRQSRHAQFLEPCMEEEEESMCEMEGKEIITLEVDLTQPCEVEEKEIITPEVDLTQPCEVEEKEIITPEVDLTQPCEVEEKEIITPEVDLTQPCEVEEKEIITPEVDLDIEDPYVNVSRHQGIQSVVLDRSEDYTCTRMQSAITTHIGPTVVGDIEDEGGGNENVPVTSQKITCSVAVGTSRSDEVKEPLEHMVNESVVIDSEEENAPTGGSKSIKNSTDERPSSDLTDTIYALSKQLLSPNPSFVSKDSGIQNDQDKNFIEDKVSQNPLEPTSQNDNGENEEKLKFTHWIVDFGNVAVADILVYGKKGTSGESHPTCLKDSYSSVKKHRFGIKTGTELQVNCKKKTTKRQIKTCRNKESRPCLRMANVRTYAVEKPSRNFPNRKTKSVGYRTLHLQPVNCGCREKNGNLHNTLFIEGTSAPFYKVANKAMDGFQFNNS from the exons ATGGTATCGTATCTGGCGTGTCTCAAGTGCCATAAAAGAGGAACTCCTGGCACAA ATTTTCAGGCCACTGAGAGAATATTTCGCAAAGTAATACACCCTGGCCTGGATTCTCTTCGACTTGTAGACAAGAATGGCATCCCCATCAATGCTCCACTCAACAGCATGAAGCAGAAAATGTTCATCCTTAGTCCAAGAGGGGTTCCAACTCGCGTGACAAATCACGCATACAGTGGCCAACCCATGCGCATGTCACGACCTTATTCTGAAGGG CTCAGCCGTATAGAGATGCCAGATTATTACAATGAAAATACTTACGAATCTTCATCATATGG GACACCCCAGTCTATCACACCATACAGTTCTAAAAGGAATACGTCTAACTTTACCAGGGGGAATCGCCCAATGGTCAAGTCAAAGAGTGCCTCTAGTCGAGGATACCtc AGCAGCGTAGCTGATGAGAAGCGATACCTGCAGTCAGCCAAGAGCACCCAGAGTTCTCAATGGAACAGCAGCAGTCAAGGACTAAGGCTCGAGAAAGAATGGACTGACCTGGCCAACTCAAGATCTCTTAAACGGAATTCAGAG ATCGTAACACATAGAGTTGACAGAATGTATTTTATGACTGGGAACTCGATCAACATTAAGCCCAAGTATCAGGTAGATGAGGACGAGCTGAATCACCTGAGAGAGCTTTCCAAATCCAGGCAGTCGTCAAGACGACAGAGTCG GCATGCTCAATTTTTGGAACCCTGtatggaggaggaggaggaatcTATGTGTGAAATGGAGGGAAAAGAAATCATCACTCTAGAAGTTGATTTAACACAGCCTTGTGAAGTGGAGGAAAAAGAAATCATCACTCCAGAAGTCGATTTAACACAGCCTTGTGAAGTGGAGGAAAAAGAAATCATCACTCCAGAAGTCGATTTAACACAGCCTTGTGAAGTGGAGGAAAAAGAAATCATCACTCCAGAAGTCGATTTAACACAGCCTTGTGAAGTGGAGGAAAAAGAAATCATTACTCCAGAAGTCGATTTAGATATAGAAGACCCATATGTCAATGTCAGCAGACATCAGGGCATTCAGTCTGTAGTTCTAGACAGATCAGaagattatacatgtacaaggatGCAGAGTGCAATAACAACCCATATAGGACCTACAGTTGTGGGTGATATTGAAGACGAGGGAGGGGGAAATGAAAATGTTCCCGTTACGTCACAGAAAATCACATGCTCTGTAGCGGTCGGAACCAGCCGTTCAGATGAAGTGAAAGAGCCTCTTGAACACATGGTCAATGAGAGTGTGGTGATTGACAGTGAGGAGGAAAATGCGCCGACAGGAGGCTCAAAGAGCATAAAAAACTCAACAGATGAGAGACCATCATCAGATCTGACCGATACAATTTATGCCTTATCAAAACAACTGTTGTCTCCAAATCCTAGTTTTGTTAGTAAGGACTCTGGAATTCAGAATGATCAAGACAAGAATTTCATAGAAGATAAGGTGTCACAGAATCCTCTTGAACCCACTTCTCAAAATGATAATGGTGAAAATGAAGAAAAGCTCAAGTTTACTCACTGGATTGTGGATTTTGGCAATGTCGCTGTTGCAGACATTTTAGTTTATGGAAAAAAAGGCACCAGTGGTGAAAGTCATCCAACATGTCTGAAGGATTCTTACTCCAGTGTCAAGAAACATCGCTTTGGAATCAAAACAGGTACTGAACTGCaagtaaattgtaaaaagaAAACTACTAAAAGACAAATCAAAACATGCAGGAATAAAGAGAGCAGGCCTTGTCTACGAATGGCTAATGTGAGAACTTATGCTGTTGAAAAACCTTCAAGGAATTTCCCAAACAGGAAAACCAAGTCCGTTGGGTACAGGACTCTTCACTTGCAACCAGTGAATTGTGGATGTAGGGAAAAGAATGGAAATCTCCACAATACTCTGTTTATTGAGGGAACATCTGCTCCTTTCTACAAGGTGGCCAATAAAGCGATGGATGGTTTCCAGTTTAATAACTCATAG
- the LOC125657780 gene encoding uncharacterized protein LOC125657780 isoform X5 codes for MDKYEQSLYFHLNFQATERIFRKVIHPGLDSLRLVDKNGIPINAPLNSMKQKMFILSPRGVPTRVTNHAYSGQPMRMSRPYSEGLSRIEMPDYYNENTYESSSYGTPQSITPYSSKRNTSNFTRGNRPMVKSKSASSRGYLSSVADEKRYLQSAKSTQSSQWNSSSQGLRLEKEWTDLANSRSLKRNSEIVTHRVDRMYFMTGNSINIKPKYQVDEDELNHLRELSKSRQSSRRQSRVIHMPACNSRNSKKGQQSQLEEDLKALSVKEGNGNTDKNENNGLENSIENDETKRQKSPLAGWSLTENPAAEPDPDQKETLSRLSLHKDPEGKPPTEEAHSVRDNADQMTNDEDDGFHEDMEMKGRADGRQEVEDVLDPDPESVSPRDTADNEVEEEQ; via the exons ATGGATAAGTATGAACAGTCTCTGTACTTTCATTTGA ATTTTCAGGCCACTGAGAGAATATTTCGCAAAGTAATACACCCTGGCCTGGATTCTCTTCGACTTGTAGACAAGAATGGCATCCCCATCAATGCTCCACTCAACAGCATGAAGCAGAAAATGTTCATCCTTAGTCCAAGAGGGGTTCCAACTCGCGTGACAAATCACGCATACAGTGGCCAACCCATGCGCATGTCACGACCTTATTCTGAAGGG CTCAGCCGTATAGAGATGCCAGATTATTACAATGAAAATACTTACGAATCTTCATCATATGG GACACCCCAGTCTATCACACCATACAGTTCTAAAAGGAATACGTCTAACTTTACCAGGGGGAATCGCCCAATGGTCAAGTCAAAGAGTGCCTCTAGTCGAGGATACCtc AGCAGCGTAGCTGATGAGAAGCGATACCTGCAGTCAGCCAAGAGCACCCAGAGTTCTCAATGGAACAGCAGCAGTCAAGGACTAAGGCTCGAGAAAGAATGGACTGACCTGGCCAACTCAAGATCTCTTAAACGGAATTCAGAG ATCGTAACACATAGAGTTGACAGAATGTATTTTATGACTGGGAACTCGATCAACATTAAGCCCAAGTATCAGGTAGATGAGGACGAGCTGAATCACCTGAGAGAGCTTTCCAAATCCAGGCAGTCGTCAAGACGACAGAGTCG GGTCATTCATATGCCTGCGTG CAACAGCCGAAATTCAAAGAAAGGACAGCAATCTCAACTGGAGGAAGACTTAAAG GCATTATCCGTGAAAGAAGGAAATGGAAACacagataaaaatgaaaataatg GACTTGAAAATTCTATAGAA AATGATGAAACCAAAAGACAGAAGAGTCCCCTAGCAGGCTGGTCACTAACGGAAAACCCTGCAGCAGAGCCTGACCCAGACCAGAAAGAGACTCTCAGTCGTCTGTCACTGCATAAGGATCCCGAGGGGAAACCCCCCACAGAGGAAGCACACAGTGTTAGAGACAATGCGGACCAGATGACAAATGACGAGGATGATGGATTTCATGAGGACATGGAAATGAAGGGGAGGGCAGATGGAAGACAGGAGGTGGAGGATGTGCTTGATCCTGACCCAGAGAGTGTCAGCCCGAGGGACACggcagataatgaagtagaGGAAGAGCAGTGA